A segment of the Corylus avellana chromosome ca2, CavTom2PMs-1.0 genome:
TCTCAATAAACGAGTGAATTGCTTGAAACTTACTCAAATAAATAggattcataaattttttttcatatttaatacTTGAATTGCTAGTTATCCACACAATCATAgcaaaaaatttcttgaaatcTCCATCCATAGACAAATTGCTGTAAACTAGAAGTACAATCTCCAAGAGGACCATCCCAATGTTACATCTCTATTAATGACCTAAATTCATTCCAATTTAGAacactatttttattttttgttctttttcttcaaataatatGATTtggttctctctcttttcttttcttttttttttcccttcatttttCATCTGGTTATGAATTTGGTGCTGTTCAATGTTCATGTATTGATTTGAATAATGGTAGAAGTTTTTTCCGGGCTAGAAGATGGCCCAGGGCCACCAAGATCAATCGCAGATACCAAACGAAAAGCATCCACGTGGCAGTATCATTAAGCCCACCCCAAGATGCCCAGGCCCACGAAAAAACGGCCCTACAAGATCCAATCTTTTGAAGCTTCTAGAAACCTCTTACAATTCCCAAAAAGTCCTCAAAAGCTGGGCCCCAAAATTTGAATCCTCAAGGCAACCCTCCACACCCTCCTTCGCTCTCCTATCCCTATCCCTTAAAGGATTTAAATCTCGCATTTCCACCATAAGTGCCCTAGCAAAACCCTAACCCTGAATTCTACCAATCCGATTTTTCTTTCATCACagccttaaaaaagaaaaaatggcgaaaaaaaaagtgacccgTCAAGCTGAAAATCACAAAGAAGAAGCCGCTCAACCCCAAGACCAAAGCCAAACCCACCAAGCCAAACCAATGGATGACCCTTCAGAGAAGCTCCAGAACCTCAAGTCCCTCAACTCTCTGCTTCTCAAAGAAACCTTTGAGCGTAGGCAGCAGGTTGAGTCGTTGGAACAGGCCAAGCAGGCCTTGGAGGCCGAGTTGAATCGCTCTGGGATGGAGAAGGCGGCGCTGGAGGCTGAGTTGACTTGGGCGAGTGAGGAGAGTGTTGGGTTGGAGTTGGAGAAAAGTGtgatttttgctttttgggAGACCCAGATAGTTGAAATCGGTGTTGGGTTTGATGGGTTAGCGAGAGAGAAGGGTGAGATTGAGAAAATGAAGTGTGAAAGAGAGGCTGAGATTGGGTTCTTAAAGAAAGAGGCCAATGAGCTGGTGGCTAATCTTGAGAATGAGAGAGGTAGGCTGAGCCGGGTGTGCCGGGAGAGGGATTTGCTTAAGACTGAGATTGATGGTCATGTTCAGGAGGCAAATGGGTTGAGAGAAAATGTGGTTGAGATggagaaaaaagacaagaaaagtgTGGGAGAGATTGAAAAACTGAAAGTGGAATGTGAAGGGTTATTGAAGGAAAAATTGGAGACAGAAAAGGCCGTCAAGGCCTTGAAGAGGGAGAAAGAATCGGTTCAGAGGAATTTGGAGCAGTCGATGGAGGTGATTAACAGTTTGAAGAGTGAGATTGAGGGGGGTATGACGGCGAAGAGTGAGGTTGAGAGGGAGAGAACTACGCAAGAAGTCAAGATTGGTGAACTGGAGAAAGACGTGGGGGAATTGAATGGGATTGTAATGACTTTGCGGGGGGAGGAGGAAATTTTGCACGCAAAAGTTTTGgagttgaagaaaatgattgGCCAAGCTATGGATAAGGAGAAAGAGATGGCATTGCAGATTAATGTGTTGGTGgaagagaagagggagaaggAACAGAATATTGATAAGTTGAAAGATCAAAGGGATTCGGTCCAGAGGATTTTGGATATGACTAGCAAGGAATCAGAGGGTAGGCTGCATAAGATTGAGGAATTGATTCGAGAGGAAAGTGAGATTGGGGAACTGAAGCTTAGCCTAGAGAGTAAAATTGTTCAGCTGGAAACAGAAGTTGATAGTCTAAGGAGTGCTATATCTACGTTGCGGGAGTCTTGTAGAGGTGAAGCAGAGAAGAACAAACAATTAGTGTTTGAAGTTGGTCGCCTTAGGGATGCTTTTGATCGACTTACACTTGAGAGAGATGAGGTGCAAAAGGGTTTTGAcgaggagaaaaagaaagtgaaaagcATGGAGGTAGTGGTTTTAGAGAAGGAGAAGAGGATTGAAGAAACTGTGGAAGAGCTAGGGCAGATGAGGAGTGAGCGTGAGAATTTGATTGAGAGAAATAAGGCGATAGAAAGCGGTGTGGAAGTTTTggtgaaagaaaaagatttggtGCAGAAGAACCTTGTTGAAGCCCAACGTGGAATTGATGATTTGAAGGCTAAAA
Coding sequences within it:
- the LOC132170948 gene encoding uncharacterized protein LOC132170948 — protein: MAKKKVTRQAENHKEEAAQPQDQSQTHQAKPMDDPSEKLQNLKSLNSLLLKETFERRQQVESLEQAKQALEAELNRSGMEKAALEAELTWASEESVGLELEKSVIFAFWETQIVEIGVGFDGLAREKGEIEKMKCEREAEIGFLKKEANELVANLENERGRLSRVCRERDLLKTEIDGHVQEANGLRENVVEMEKKDKKSVGEIEKLKVECEGLLKEKLETEKAVKALKREKESVQRNLEQSMEVINSLKSEIEGGMTAKSEVERERTTQEVKIGELEKDVGELNGIVMTLRGEEEILHAKVLELKKMIGQAMDKEKEMALQINVLVEEKREKEQNIDKLKDQRDSVQRILDMTSKESEGRLHKIEELIREESEIGELKLSLESKIVQLETEVDSLRSAISTLRESCRGEAEKNKQLVFEVGRLRDAFDRLTLERDEVQKGFDEEKKKVKSMEVVVLEKEKRIEETVEELGQMRSERENLIERNKAIESGVEVLVKEKDLVQKNLVEAQRGIDDLKAKMESAGINSKRALSMMKNTAALVCHSTDDRDGKEEVVINEQKLEEEIQPYAVELDAIKIAFRNKEKLVEDMKKQLDFLQSSVAEAHKRKSFWTMVSSATTILAAASVAYVARGR